The following proteins come from a genomic window of Natrinema saccharevitans:
- a CDS encoding DUF429 domain-containing protein, protein MYLGVDGCPAGWIAVQYGADGYEGSSLYSDIDDLWAAHRETAELILIDVPIGLRENSSAKRPCDDAARTKLSPKRHSSVFSVPVRAAVHEGSYEDAKETQEKRTAGSLGVQSWGIADKIAELDTFLRKTEPDAAGTIREAHPEVCFWALNGESATKYSKTGQPAAAFWERIGILETIDGTVVDAVRDASTGLDATVGTDDVIDALVLALTASPITGRLHTLPNERPEDDGGDPTDELPMEMAYAYPESQAGES, encoded by the coding sequence ATGTATCTCGGCGTCGACGGCTGCCCAGCCGGTTGGATCGCTGTTCAGTACGGGGCGGATGGCTACGAAGGTTCGTCGCTGTACAGCGATATCGACGACCTCTGGGCGGCTCACCGCGAGACGGCCGAACTGATCCTGATCGACGTCCCAATCGGTCTTCGGGAGAACTCGAGCGCGAAGCGCCCGTGTGACGACGCCGCCCGAACGAAGCTCAGCCCGAAACGCCACTCCAGCGTATTTTCCGTTCCGGTACGGGCCGCCGTTCACGAGGGGAGCTACGAGGACGCAAAGGAGACACAGGAGAAGCGCACCGCTGGAAGTCTCGGCGTTCAGTCGTGGGGTATCGCCGACAAGATCGCCGAACTCGATACCTTCCTCCGTAAAACGGAGCCGGACGCCGCTGGAACGATTCGCGAAGCACATCCCGAAGTCTGCTTTTGGGCGCTAAACGGCGAATCAGCCACGAAGTACTCGAAGACGGGGCAACCGGCTGCCGCTTTTTGGGAACGGATCGGGATACTCGAGACGATCGATGGGACGGTTGTCGATGCCGTCCGTGATGCTTCGACCGGTCTCGATGCCACGGTCGGTACCGACGACGTCATCGACGCGCTCGTATTAGCGCTTACTGCCAGTCCGATAACCGGACGGCTCCACACGCTACCGAACGAACGGCCGGAAGACGATGGTGGTGACCCGACCGACGAACTGCCGATGGAGATGGCCTACGCCTATCCAGAGTCGCAAGCTGGGGAATCGTAA
- a CDS encoding DUF1214 domain-containing protein — MSNESPDTTPESTAELPRATRRTALRGAGLAGLLALGGGSATAGQHASEANTQGAENETAADGESVPVTWENFPRSQIHLMMENIVEQGGFGEFYHFQTVVGPDVRIAALPNRDTIYSIGVFDLTEPVTVTKPDTGDRHQSMVVMDEDAYVKAAYQDSGEYTLTQDGVGTRYVWVIVRTFVDPTDPDDVATVHRLQDELTVSQNSVGTFDIPDWDRQTHHELFDALVTVMKTMDDFGGAYGDVDEIDPIKYYLATVTPGGVPEPETIYLQRVPDQNDGDTPHTFTVRDVPVDGFWSVTVYNSDGFLEENEYDAYSFNDVTAEPDDDGSITIHFGGDPDRPNYLYTPAEWFYLVRLYGPREEILDGSYQFPEAEPVERNHQQREFP; from the coding sequence ATGAGCAACGAATCACCAGACACGACGCCGGAATCGACCGCCGAACTACCGCGGGCAACGCGCCGAACCGCACTTCGCGGGGCGGGCCTCGCCGGACTGCTCGCGCTGGGCGGTGGCAGCGCCACTGCCGGCCAACATGCCTCGGAGGCGAACACCCAGGGGGCTGAAAACGAGACGGCAGCAGACGGCGAGTCAGTCCCAGTGACCTGGGAGAATTTTCCCCGGTCACAGATCCATCTCATGATGGAGAACATCGTCGAACAGGGCGGGTTCGGCGAATTTTACCATTTCCAAACGGTAGTCGGGCCCGACGTGCGGATCGCAGCCTTGCCCAATCGCGACACGATCTACTCGATCGGTGTCTTCGATCTGACCGAGCCGGTCACCGTTACCAAACCGGACACCGGTGATCGTCACCAGTCGATGGTCGTCATGGACGAGGACGCGTACGTGAAAGCGGCGTACCAGGATTCCGGCGAGTACACGTTGACCCAGGACGGGGTCGGGACGCGGTACGTGTGGGTCATCGTCCGCACGTTCGTCGACCCGACCGATCCGGACGACGTAGCGACCGTCCATCGATTACAGGACGAACTCACAGTGAGCCAAAACTCGGTCGGCACGTTCGATATTCCCGATTGGGACCGCCAGACACATCACGAACTCTTCGACGCGCTCGTCACCGTCATGAAAACGATGGACGACTTCGGCGGTGCTTACGGCGACGTCGACGAGATCGATCCCATCAAGTACTATCTCGCCACTGTGACACCGGGTGGCGTTCCAGAGCCAGAAACGATCTATCTGCAACGGGTCCCAGACCAGAACGACGGTGACACGCCACACACGTTCACCGTCCGGGACGTCCCCGTCGACGGATTCTGGTCAGTGACCGTCTACAACAGCGACGGGTTTCTCGAGGAGAACGAGTACGACGCGTACTCGTTCAACGACGTGACTGCAGAGCCAGACGACGACGGCAGTATCACGATCCATTTCGGTGGTGACCCCGATCGACCGAACTACCTCTACACCCCAGCGGAGTGGTTCTACCTGGTTCGGCTCTACGGGCCCCGCGAGGAGATTCTCGACGGAAGCTATCAGTTCCCCGAGGCCGAGCCGGTCGAACGAAACCACCAACAACGGGAGTTCCCGTAA
- a CDS encoding MFS transporter, translating to MSLTTFIVVVNASLMNVAIPTMVDEFDTTITVIQGAVSLYSLVIAALILPAGTLPSRYSTRRVMAVALIAYAGGTLVAAISWNTTILYLGWSLVQGAAAAVLFPLTFTVLTVSYEDDDRAKAFGLLAGVHGAGSTLGPIIGGALTTYASWRWGFSLQIVGAGGILLFVRYVTPNPLSETRSSLDVGGTALSIVGATSLVTGFLLSGKYGWLVERRPFMLGGTQFNPFGTSPAIWFLGVGLLAFATFVQYERRMERAGKSPLIPLHVLTNRPFLAGVITYNIRSIVSAGFMFIFPVYLQAVLGYTAFETGLALLPYSIASILFATFTTDWRKYVSPKTLVQIGIVCMGAGLLVLYEQTGPGQTINRMLIPVALYGAGVGLIVAQISNMTMSAVPATNSPEASGVLNVSSSIGFAMGTAVIGSFFLGQFYGGVVDRVLRAEHVTVSTAQRNELVIALEDTAETATEATQQGFLNRLTLTERQLLEGIFEAAMFDAQRATLLLLVLVVLLLLVASTFLPRQIPEADERTDHAESPQGSTRDTSETAAED from the coding sequence GTGAGTCTGACGACGTTCATCGTGGTCGTCAACGCCTCCCTGATGAACGTGGCGATCCCCACGATGGTGGACGAATTCGATACGACGATCACGGTGATTCAGGGGGCGGTTTCGCTCTACTCGCTGGTGATCGCTGCGCTGATTCTCCCAGCCGGTACGCTGCCCTCCCGGTATAGCACGAGGCGTGTAATGGCTGTCGCACTGATCGCCTATGCCGGTGGAACGCTGGTGGCGGCGATTAGCTGGAACACGACGATCCTCTATCTCGGCTGGTCACTCGTTCAGGGTGCCGCGGCCGCCGTGTTATTCCCCCTGACGTTCACCGTCTTGACAGTCAGTTACGAAGACGACGACCGGGCGAAGGCGTTCGGACTGTTGGCTGGCGTACACGGGGCCGGATCGACGCTCGGGCCGATTATCGGTGGCGCACTAACCACGTACGCGAGTTGGCGGTGGGGGTTTTCGCTCCAGATCGTCGGTGCGGGGGGTATTCTCCTCTTCGTTCGGTACGTGACGCCAAACCCGCTGTCGGAAACGCGCAGTTCGCTGGATGTCGGCGGGACAGCACTGTCCATCGTGGGTGCGACCTCGCTCGTCACGGGATTCCTTCTCAGCGGAAAGTACGGGTGGTTAGTCGAACGGCGGCCGTTTATGCTCGGCGGGACACAGTTCAATCCGTTCGGGACGTCGCCGGCGATCTGGTTTCTCGGGGTCGGACTGCTCGCGTTCGCCACGTTCGTTCAGTACGAACGCCGAATGGAACGCGCCGGGAAGTCGCCGCTCATTCCGCTGCATGTCCTGACGAATCGCCCGTTTTTAGCCGGCGTCATAACGTACAATATTCGCTCGATAGTCTCGGCCGGCTTTATGTTTATCTTCCCGGTCTATCTCCAGGCGGTACTCGGATACACCGCCTTCGAAACCGGACTCGCGTTGTTACCGTATTCTATCGCGTCGATCCTGTTTGCGACGTTTACGACCGACTGGCGGAAGTACGTCTCGCCGAAGACGCTCGTCCAGATCGGCATCGTGTGTATGGGCGCTGGACTGTTGGTACTGTACGAGCAGACGGGTCCCGGCCAGACGATCAACAGGATGCTTATCCCAGTGGCGCTTTACGGAGCCGGTGTCGGACTCATAGTGGCACAGATCAGTAACATGACGATGTCGGCTGTCCCGGCCACGAACTCCCCCGAGGCATCCGGCGTCCTGAACGTAAGCAGTTCGATCGGATTCGCCATGGGGACTGCGGTCATCGGCTCGTTCTTTCTCGGACAGTTCTACGGTGGTGTCGTCGATAGAGTTCTCCGGGCGGAACACGTGACCGTTTCAACGGCACAACGAAATGAGCTGGTGATCGCGCTCGAGGATACGGCGGAGACGGCGACCGAAGCCACGCAGCAAGGGTTCCTGAACCGACTCACTCTGACGGAACGGCAGTTACTCGAGGGTATCTTCGAGGCTGCGATGTTCGACGCCCAGCGGGCGACGCTGCTCCTCCTCGTACTGGTCGTGTTACTCTTGCTCGTCGCATCGACGTTCTTGCCGCGGCAGATCCCGGAAGCTGACGAACGAACCGATCACGCCGAATCGCCCCAGGGTTCGACACGAGACACGTCCGAAACGGCCGCGGAAGACTAA
- a CDS encoding GAP family protein has product MSLVEVLPLAVVMIAGPQIISSIFLSTSKRWRANSTAYVFGAALSIGLVVIVAYLLGNRLSSGGDGLLGASTRQLLYVVVLVFLLYAAIDTYRKRTVSEPPEWMGELTSAAPQFSFRLGFLLLGFFPTNIVTSVSVGTYLAADDAPVTDAAGFVLLTLFILALPSLGVFLLGKRAETALPEVRDWMNDNSWIISEAVIAIFVVLTLQNLLG; this is encoded by the coding sequence ATGAGCCTCGTAGAAGTTCTCCCTCTGGCCGTCGTGATGATCGCAGGTCCACAGATAATCTCGTCGATCTTCCTCTCCACGAGCAAACGGTGGCGGGCGAACTCGACGGCCTACGTTTTCGGTGCGGCCCTCTCTATCGGCCTCGTCGTCATCGTCGCGTACCTCCTGGGGAATCGCCTCAGTAGTGGTGGCGACGGCCTGTTGGGTGCGAGTACACGACAACTCCTCTACGTCGTCGTCCTCGTTTTCCTCCTCTACGCAGCGATAGATACCTACCGAAAACGAACGGTTTCTGAACCACCGGAGTGGATGGGGGAGTTAACCAGCGCGGCACCACAGTTCTCGTTTCGACTCGGTTTCCTCCTATTGGGGTTTTTCCCGACCAACATCGTCACCTCAGTTAGCGTCGGAACCTACCTCGCGGCTGACGATGCACCAGTCACCGACGCGGCGGGATTCGTCTTGCTCACGCTCTTCATCTTGGCGCTTCCGTCGCTGGGGGTGTTCCTGCTCGGGAAACGAGCCGAGACCGCACTCCCGGAAGTCCGCGATTGGATGAACGATAACTCGTGGATCATCTCCGAGGCGGTGATCGCGATCTTCGTCGTCCTGACGCTCCAGAATCTGCTCGGGTAA
- a CDS encoding Cdc6/Cdc18 family protein: protein MDSPGTTSHDYGRSSPPSVVRPERPPPPGREDRVVSRCAPPITDGDTGENALIFGPSGTGKTTLARFVVRELERERLNLRWGYHNCISGSSKAEVLYGIMRDAGLGANLKKMGSPTSAFIDRLRESDRRVVAIVDEVDVLEDDTTLQALIDIPNVTIVAITIDEDDLFAHLDSRVRSRLRSAQPITLDRFTHGQLVDILQARIRAGLRPGTISTDAIGYLADVAAGDAREAIGILRSAARAVSRDCDRSRITIDIVDEVRTAALEEIHLERVEDLGTHKRLLYDTIEASGTVPGSELHETYEQRAQNPKAKSTRRRYLSNLEEKYGLIESNGSGRGKTYAAPDF from the coding sequence ATAGATAGTCCGGGAACTACCAGTCATGATTACGGACGCTCGAGCCCTCCGTCCGTCGTACGTCCCGAGCGACCTCCACCACCGGGACGGGAAGATCGAGTAGTTAGCCGGTGCGCTCCGCCGATCACCGACGGCGATACCGGAGAAAATGCGCTGATTTTCGGTCCGAGCGGGACGGGAAAGACGACGCTCGCCCGGTTCGTCGTTCGCGAACTCGAGCGGGAGAGGCTCAATCTCCGCTGGGGCTACCACAACTGCATTTCCGGTTCGTCGAAAGCAGAGGTCCTCTACGGTATCATGCGGGATGCAGGCCTCGGTGCGAACCTCAAGAAGATGGGCTCGCCGACGAGCGCGTTCATCGATCGGCTCCGCGAGAGCGATCGGCGCGTCGTCGCGATCGTCGACGAAGTCGACGTACTCGAGGACGACACGACGCTGCAGGCGCTCATCGACATTCCGAACGTGACGATCGTCGCGATCACTATCGACGAAGACGATCTCTTCGCCCACCTCGATTCCCGCGTTCGGAGCCGACTCCGCAGCGCCCAACCGATCACGTTGGACCGATTCACGCACGGACAGCTGGTGGATATCCTCCAGGCCCGCATTCGGGCCGGGCTGCGGCCGGGAACGATTTCGACCGACGCGATCGGCTATCTGGCCGATGTCGCCGCCGGCGACGCCCGCGAGGCGATCGGAATCCTCCGAAGCGCCGCGCGAGCCGTCTCCAGGGACTGCGATCGATCGCGGATCACGATCGATATCGTCGACGAGGTTCGGACGGCCGCCCTCGAGGAGATCCACCTCGAGCGCGTCGAGGATCTCGGGACGCACAAGCGACTGCTCTACGATACCATCGAGGCGTCGGGAACGGTCCCCGGCTCGGAGCTACACGAGACCTACGAACAGCGGGCACAGAACCCGAAGGCGAAAAGTACTCGCCGACGGTATCTCTCGAACCTCGAGGAGAAGTACGGGTTGATCGAATCGAACGGAAGTGGGAGAGGGAAAACCTACGCCGCCCCCGATTTTTGA
- a CDS encoding type IV pilin has protein sequence MDGKSIRNKLIGTDDERAVSPVIGVILMVAITVILAAVIAAFVLDLGQGQNANAQAGISFDENSSNESVTITINSVSRADDLQVECSGKVQGGTDGSGFQGAGDSATVSYSSGEDCNGEPIQVIGEVDGSTNVVTDYSDHT, from the coding sequence ATGGACGGAAAATCGATTCGGAACAAGCTAATTGGTACAGACGACGAACGGGCTGTCTCGCCCGTTATCGGGGTTATCCTGATGGTTGCAATTACTGTGATCCTCGCGGCTGTGATCGCAGCATTCGTGCTGGATCTCGGTCAGGGCCAGAACGCGAACGCACAGGCAGGCATCTCGTTCGACGAAAACTCAAGTAACGAGAGCGTGACTATCACTATTAATTCCGTCTCCCGTGCTGATGATCTTCAGGTCGAGTGTTCTGGCAAGGTCCAAGGGGGCACTGACGGGAGTGGTTTCCAAGGTGCTGGTGACAGTGCCACGGTGTCGTATTCCAGCGGTGAAGATTGTAACGGTGAACCCATCCAAGTGATCGGCGAAGTTGACGGCAGCACTAACGTTGTCACCGATTACTCGGACCACACATAA
- a CDS encoding type IV pilin: MKLENIGNWIHDDERGVSPVIGAILMVAITVILAAVIAAFVLDLGQGQSANAQAGISFDEDSSGSNTDVTVTINSVERADKINVSGCSDSKEWSSPSAGNSYTINGCSSGDTIQVIGTVDGSENVITDYEVNG; encoded by the coding sequence ATGAAATTAGAAAACATCGGTAACTGGATTCATGACGACGAACGTGGCGTTTCCCCCGTGATCGGGGCCATCCTCATGGTTGCGATTACCGTCATTCTCGCGGCTGTAATCGCAGCCTTTGTGCTGGACCTCGGTCAAGGACAAAGTGCGAACGCGCAAGCTGGTATCTCGTTCGACGAGGATTCGTCAGGTAGTAATACTGACGTAACGGTAACGATAAACTCAGTTGAGCGAGCTGACAAAATCAACGTTAGTGGGTGCAGTGACTCGAAAGAGTGGAGCAGCCCCAGTGCTGGTAACTCCTATACAATAAACGGATGTTCATCCGGAGACACGATTCAGGTTATTGGCACAGTTGACGGTAGCGAAAACGTCATTACTGACTACGAAGTCAACGGATAA
- a CDS encoding type II toxin-antitoxin system HicB family antitoxin — protein MASGTRNGRSEGIEFYYESDGSVTAKDLETGLARGGDTRAEALAQLAEVLELHEDGGEPIDDPDAFLEEEFDLTEGDLAAVDEDDRPEFMR, from the coding sequence ATGGCGAGTGGAACGCGCAACGGCCGTTCCGAGGGTATCGAGTTCTACTACGAGAGTGACGGGAGCGTCACCGCCAAGGATCTCGAGACGGGACTCGCCCGCGGCGGCGACACCCGCGCCGAGGCGCTCGCCCAGCTGGCCGAAGTTCTCGAACTGCACGAGGACGGCGGCGAACCCATCGACGATCCCGATGCCTTCCTCGAGGAAGAATTCGACCTCACCGAGGGCGATCTCGCAGCCGTCGACGAAGACGACCGGCCGGAGTTCATGCGGTAA
- a CDS encoding type II toxin-antitoxin system HicA family toxin, which translates to MVRTTFSGREVVKVLTSFGYTPVSRRGSHVRLRYENEDTGEVRLVDVPQHDEIRIGTLRNIADQCGAADFYEWCRWIDEHS; encoded by the coding sequence ATGGTTCGAACGACATTCTCCGGCCGCGAGGTCGTCAAAGTGCTGACCTCGTTCGGCTATACGCCGGTTTCGCGCCGTGGTAGCCACGTTCGACTCCGGTACGAAAACGAAGATACCGGAGAGGTCCGTCTCGTCGACGTTCCACAACACGACGAAATCCGAATCGGAACCCTTCGGAACATCGCTGACCAGTGCGGCGCTGCCGACTTCTACGAGTGGTGCCGCTGGATCGATGAACACAGCTGA